The following nucleotide sequence is from Pseudomonas sessilinigenes.
TTCGAAGGCCCGTAGCGCATTTAACGGAAGATGTGGACGCAGCATGCTCATACCTTAGTTTTTCTAATAGCTCCTGCGAAATATCGTCGTTTGTCGACGCTACGCAGACGGCCTAAATTGGCCTCGCTCGACCAGCGCCTCCCCCACCAGGAAACCTGCTCGAGCCTGCCTCCAGGAGGCTATCCAGATTTTTCGAAAGCTAAAGGACAGCGAAGGTTCCTGCGGCAAAAATAACCAAAATACAGGGAAAAACACACAATCATGCGACAAATAACCTTGAGCGGACTGACCATGGCCAGCGCCCTCACGCTGCTCATCGGCTCCTCCCAGGCCCTGGCCGGGACCCACCTGAACAGCCCGTTGAAATCCGGCATAGACGCCACCATCCGCCCATTGATGCATCAGCAGGGCATTCCCGGCATGGCGGTGGCGGTCATTGTCGATGGCCAGCGACATTACTTTAACTACGGCGTTGCTTCCAAGGACAATCAGCAGCCGGTGGACAACGACACCCTGTTCGAGGTGGGTTCGGTGAGCAAGACCTTCACCGCGACCCTCGCCGGCTATGCCCAGGCCAACGGCAAGCTGGCCCTGCAAGACCCTGCCAGCCAGTACCTGCCGGCCCTGCGCGGCAGCGTCCTGGACACGGTCACCCTGTTGCAGTTGGGCACCTACACCGCCGGCGGCCTGCCCTTGCAGTTTCCCGACGAGGTTCAGGGAGAGGCCAAGACCCTGGACTACTACAACACCTGGAAGCCCACTTTCAGCCCCGGCACCCAGCGCCAGTACTCCAATCCCAGCCTCGGCCTGTTCGGCTACCTGGCTGCCCGCAGCCTCGGCCAACCGTTCGACGAGCTGATGGAGCACACGCTGTTCCCTGGCTTAGCCCTCAAGCACAGCTATATCAACGTGCCCAAGGACCAACTGGATCACTACGCCCAGGGTTACGACAAACAGAACCGTCCAGTACGCGTCGGCCCTGGCCCCATGGACGCCGAAGCCTACGGCGTGAAGACCAGCGCCCCGGACCTGCTGCAGTTCGTTGCCGGCAACCTGCAACCGGAACACCTCGACCCGCTCCTGCAAAAGGCCGTGGCCAGCACCCAAAGCGGCTACTACCAGGTCGGCGACATGACCCAGGGCCTTGGCTGGGAGCGCTACGCCTACCCCGTCTCCCTGGTCCGACTGATGGCCGGCAACTCGTCGCAGATGGCCCTCGAACCCCACCCTGTGCAGTGGCTGACCCCCGCCCAACTCCCCAAGGCCAACGCGCTGTACAACAAGACCGGCTCCACTAACGGTTTCGGTGCCTACGTGCTGTTTGTCCCAAGCAAGCAGATCGGCATCGTGCTACTGGCCAACAAGAACTACCCCAACGAGGAACGGGTCAAGGCTGCCCACGCGATCCTCGGTTTGCTGGAGAGCGCCCACTAGCGAACACACCGCAACCGATCGCCGGACACCACGGGGCCAGTAGTGCCTCGTGGTGTTTTCCTTGTGTCGGCGTCCACCAGGCCTAGAATCAATCCAGCACTGTCGACCACGGGCCTGCGCCGGGTGATGCCGCGCTGAACCTTCCACGGCGTTTTCCGGTCGATAACTGCAACCTGGCCAGGGTTG
It contains:
- the ampC gene encoding class C beta-lactamase, yielding MRQITLSGLTMASALTLLIGSSQALAGTHLNSPLKSGIDATIRPLMHQQGIPGMAVAVIVDGQRHYFNYGVASKDNQQPVDNDTLFEVGSVSKTFTATLAGYAQANGKLALQDPASQYLPALRGSVLDTVTLLQLGTYTAGGLPLQFPDEVQGEAKTLDYYNTWKPTFSPGTQRQYSNPSLGLFGYLAARSLGQPFDELMEHTLFPGLALKHSYINVPKDQLDHYAQGYDKQNRPVRVGPGPMDAEAYGVKTSAPDLLQFVAGNLQPEHLDPLLQKAVASTQSGYYQVGDMTQGLGWERYAYPVSLVRLMAGNSSQMALEPHPVQWLTPAQLPKANALYNKTGSTNGFGAYVLFVPSKQIGIVLLANKNYPNEERVKAAHAILGLLESAH